A stretch of the Flavobacterium aquiphilum genome encodes the following:
- the rpoB gene encoding DNA-directed RNA polymerase subunit beta — protein sequence MITNQTERLNFASTKNIPQYPDFLDVQVKSFKDFFQLETKSDERGDEGLYNTFMENFPITDTRNNFVLEFLDYFVDPPRYTIQECIERGLTYSVPLKARLKLYCTDPEHEDFETIVQDVYLGTIPYMTPSGTFVINGAERVVVSQLHRSPGVFFGQSFHANGTKLYSARVIPFKGSWIEFSTDINSVMYAYIDRKKKLPVTTLFRAIGFERDKDILEIFDLAEEIKVSKTGLKKYIGRKLAARVLNTWHEDFVDEDTGEVVSIERNEIILDRDTIIDKDNVEEIIESNVKSILLHKEDNNAVDYSIIHNTLQKDPTNSEKEAVEHIYRQLRNAEPPDEETARGIIDKLFFSDQRYNLGEVGRYRINKKLNLDTPMEKQVLTKEDIITIVKYLIELINSKAEIDDIDHLSNRRVRTVGEQLSQQFGVGLARMARTIRERMNVRDNEVFTPIDLINAKTLSSVINSFFGTNQLSQFMDQTNPLAEITHKRRLSALGPGGLSRERAGFEVRDVHYTHYGRLCPIETPEGPNIGLISSLGVYAKVNGMGFIETPYRKVTNGVVDLESTPIYLSAEEEEGMLIAQANIKMEASGQITAENVIARQEGDFPVIDPSQVHYTDVAPNQIASISASLIPFLEHDDANRALMGSNMMRQAVPLIRPEAPIVGTGLERQVASDSRVLINAEGHGVVEYVDANIITIKYDRSEEERMVSFDADEKTYNLIKFRKTNQGTSINLKPIVRKGDRVIPGQVLSEGYATQNGELALGRNLKVAFMPWKGYNFEDAIVISEKVVRDDIFTSIHIDDYSLEVRDTKLGNEELTNDIPNVSEEATKDLDENGMIRIGAEVKPGDILIGKITPKGESDPTPEEKLLRAIFGDKAGDVKDASLKASPSLHGVVLDKKLFARAVKDKRKRTQDKDALGALEMEFEVKFVELKDRLIEKLFNIVNGKTSQGVMNDLGEEVLPKGKKYTQKMLYAVEDFAHLSKGQWVADDATNTMVNDLIHNYKIKLNDLQGALRREKFTITVGDELPSGILKLAKVYIAKKRKLKVGDKMAGRHGNKGIVARIVRHEDMPFLEDGTPVDIVLNPLGVPSRMNIGQIYETVLGWAGMNLGRKFATPIFDGASLDEINALTDEAGVPRFGHTHLYDGGTGERFHQAATVGVIYMLKLGHMVDDKMHARSIGPYSLITQQPLGGKAQFGGQRFGEMEVWALEAYGASSTLREILTVKSDDVIGRAKTYEAIVKGETMPEPGLPESFNVLMHELKGLGLDIRLEE from the coding sequence ATGATAACAAATCAGACTGAAAGATTGAATTTTGCCTCTACCAAAAACATACCTCAGTATCCGGATTTCTTGGATGTTCAGGTAAAATCGTTTAAAGATTTCTTCCAATTAGAAACTAAATCTGACGAAAGAGGCGACGAAGGGTTATACAATACCTTCATGGAAAACTTTCCAATTACAGACACAAGAAACAACTTTGTATTGGAATTCCTTGATTACTTTGTAGATCCACCACGTTACACCATTCAAGAATGTATAGAAAGAGGTCTTACTTATAGTGTGCCTTTAAAAGCTAGGTTGAAACTATATTGTACAGATCCTGAACACGAAGATTTTGAAACTATTGTACAAGACGTTTATCTTGGAACAATACCTTACATGACACCAAGTGGTACTTTTGTTATCAATGGAGCAGAGCGAGTTGTAGTTTCTCAATTACACCGTTCTCCGGGTGTTTTCTTTGGGCAGTCATTCCATGCAAATGGAACAAAATTATATTCTGCGAGAGTTATTCCTTTTAAAGGATCTTGGATAGAATTTTCTACCGATATCAACAGCGTAATGTATGCGTATATTGATAGAAAGAAAAAATTACCTGTTACAACTTTATTCCGTGCAATTGGTTTCGAAAGAGATAAGGACATCCTTGAAATTTTTGACCTTGCTGAAGAAATTAAAGTTTCTAAAACAGGACTTAAAAAATATATTGGAAGAAAACTTGCTGCCCGTGTATTGAACACTTGGCATGAGGATTTCGTGGATGAGGATACTGGAGAGGTTGTTTCTATCGAGCGTAATGAGATTATCTTGGATAGAGATACCATCATCGATAAAGATAATGTTGAGGAAATCATCGAATCAAACGTTAAATCTATCTTGTTACACAAAGAAGATAATAATGCGGTTGATTATTCTATCATCCATAATACATTACAAAAAGACCCAACAAACTCTGAAAAAGAAGCTGTTGAGCATATCTATAGACAATTACGTAACGCTGAACCACCTGATGAGGAAACTGCTCGTGGTATCATTGATAAATTATTCTTCTCTGATCAACGTTACAACTTAGGTGAAGTAGGTCGTTATAGAATTAACAAAAAACTGAACCTTGATACTCCAATGGAAAAGCAAGTGCTTACCAAAGAAGATATCATTACTATCGTTAAATATTTGATCGAGTTGATTAACTCAAAAGCTGAGATTGACGATATCGACCACTTGTCAAACCGTCGTGTTAGAACTGTTGGAGAGCAATTGTCTCAACAATTTGGTGTTGGTTTGGCTCGTATGGCTAGAACTATTCGTGAGAGAATGAACGTTAGAGATAACGAGGTGTTTACACCGATAGATTTGATCAATGCTAAAACATTATCGTCTGTTATCAACTCTTTCTTTGGAACTAACCAGTTGTCTCAATTTATGGATCAAACGAATCCATTGGCTGAGATTACACACAAAAGAAGATTATCTGCACTTGGACCAGGTGGACTTTCGAGAGAGAGAGCTGGATTTGAGGTTCGTGACGTTCATTACACGCATTATGGTCGTTTATGTCCAATTGAAACTCCTGAGGGACCAAACATCGGTTTGATTTCGTCTCTTGGTGTTTATGCTAAAGTTAACGGAATGGGATTCATTGAAACTCCTTACCGTAAAGTAACCAATGGAGTTGTTGATTTAGAATCTACTCCTATTTACTTAAGTGCTGAAGAAGAAGAAGGAATGTTAATTGCCCAAGCTAACATAAAAATGGAAGCTTCAGGTCAAATTACTGCCGAAAACGTAATTGCGCGTCAAGAAGGTGATTTCCCTGTAATTGACCCTTCTCAAGTACATTACACTGACGTTGCGCCAAACCAAATCGCTTCGATTTCTGCATCTTTGATTCCTTTCTTGGAGCATGATGATGCGAACCGTGCGTTGATGGGATCGAACATGATGCGTCAGGCCGTACCATTGATACGTCCTGAAGCTCCAATTGTTGGTACAGGTTTAGAGCGTCAAGTAGCTTCGGATTCCAGAGTATTGATTAATGCAGAAGGACATGGAGTTGTAGAATATGTTGATGCTAATATCATTACTATCAAATACGATCGTTCTGAAGAAGAAAGAATGGTGAGTTTTGATGCTGATGAAAAAACATACAACTTAATTAAATTTAGAAAAACCAATCAAGGGACAAGTATCAATCTTAAACCTATCGTAAGAAAAGGGGACAGAGTGATTCCTGGTCAAGTGTTGTCTGAAGGATATGCAACTCAAAATGGAGAATTAGCTTTAGGTAGAAACCTTAAAGTTGCGTTCATGCCATGGAAAGGTTACAACTTTGAGGATGCGATTGTGATTTCTGAAAAAGTAGTTCGTGATGATATCTTTACCTCTATTCACATTGATGACTATTCATTAGAAGTTAGAGATACTAAATTAGGTAATGAAGAATTAACGAATGATATACCAAACGTTTCTGAAGAAGCTACAAAAGATTTGGATGAAAACGGTATGATTAGAATTGGTGCCGAGGTTAAACCTGGTGATATTCTTATCGGTAAAATTACGCCAAAAGGGGAATCAGATCCTACTCCGGAAGAGAAATTGCTACGTGCAATCTTCGGGGATAAAGCAGGTGATGTAAAAGATGCTTCATTAAAAGCGTCTCCTTCTTTACATGGTGTGGTTTTAGATAAAAAATTATTTGCAAGAGCAGTAAAAGATAAACGTAAACGTACTCAGGACAAGGATGCTTTAGGAGCACTTGAAATGGAGTTCGAAGTTAAATTTGTTGAGCTTAAAGATAGATTGATTGAGAAACTTTTCAATATTGTAAACGGAAAAACTTCTCAAGGTGTAATGAATGATTTGGGTGAAGAAGTTTTACCAAAAGGTAAAAAATATACTCAAAAAATGCTTTATGCTGTTGAAGATTTTGCTCACTTAAGTAAAGGTCAATGGGTTGCTGATGATGCAACAAATACTATGGTAAATGATTTGATTCATAACTATAAAATTAAATTGAACGATTTACAAGGAGCTTTACGTAGAGAGAAATTCACTATTACTGTTGGGGATGAATTACCATCAGGAATCTTGAAATTGGCTAAAGTATATATTGCCAAAAAACGTAAGTTGAAAGTAGGGGATAAAATGGCAGGACGTCACGGTAACAAAGGTATCGTTGCTCGTATCGTTCGTCATGAAGATATGCCTTTCTTGGAAGACGGAACACCAGTTGATATTGTATTGAACCCACTTGGGGTACCATCGCGTATGAACATCGGGCAAATCTATGAGACAGTATTAGGATGGGCTGGTATGAATTTGGGTAGAAAGTTTGCTACTCCAATTTTCGACGGAGCTTCTCTTGACGAAATCAATGCTTTGACTGATGAAGCTGGAGTACCACGTTTCGGACATACGCACCTTTATGATGGAGGTACTGGAGAGCGTTTCCACCAAGCTGCAACCGTTGGAGTTATCTATATGTTGAAATTAGGACACATGGTTGATGATAAGATGCACGCACGTTCTATCGGTCCATACTCGTTGATTACTCAACAACCACTTGGAGGTAAAGCTCAATTTGGAGGTCAGCGTTTTGGAGAGATGGAGGTTTGGGCTCTTGAAGCTTATGGAGCATCAAGTACTCTTAGAGAAATCTTGACTGTTAAATCTGATGATGTTATTGGTAGAGCCAAAACTTACGAGGCAATCGTAAAAGGTGAAACTATGCCAGAACCAGGATTGCCAGAATCATTCAATGTATTAATGCACGAATTGAAAGGTCTTGGACTTGATATTCGTTTAGAAGAATAA
- the rplJ gene encoding 50S ribosomal protein L10, which yields MTREEKSIAIEDLTAQLAGTNIIYVSDISGLDAETTSNLRRACFKAGVKLEVVKNTLLAKAMEASDNDYGDLPSVLAGNSAIFIADVANAPGKIIKDFRKKAAKPILKGAFINSEIYIGDDQLDTLATIKSREELIGEIIGLLQSPAQRVISALQNQFAGSEEAEA from the coding sequence ATGACTAGAGAAGAAAAATCAATCGCGATTGAAGATTTAACTGCACAGTTAGCTGGTACAAATATCATTTATGTATCTGATATTTCAGGGTTAGACGCAGAAACAACTTCAAACTTGAGAAGAGCTTGTTTTAAAGCAGGTGTTAAATTAGAAGTAGTAAAAAACACTTTGCTTGCAAAAGCAATGGAAGCTTCTGATAATGATTATGGAGATTTACCTTCTGTATTGGCAGGTAACAGTGCTATATTCATTGCAGATGTTGCAAATGCACCAGGAAAAATCATCAAAGATTTCAGAAAGAAAGCTGCAAAACCTATTTTAAAAGGTGCTTTTATCAATTCTGAGATTTATATCGGTGATGATCAATTGGATACATTGGCTACAATTAAATCTAGAGAAGAGCTTATCGGTGAAATCATTGGATTGTTACAATCGCCAGCTCAAAGAGTTATTTCTGCTTTACAAAACCAATTCGCAGGTAGCGAAGAGGCTGAAGCTTAA
- the rplL gene encoding 50S ribosomal protein L7/L12, translated as MADLKQFAEQLVNLTVKEVNELATILKDEYGIEPAAAAVVVAAGGGEGAAEEAQTEFTVVLKDAGASKLAVVKLVKELTGLGLKEAKDVVDSAPSNVKEGVTKEEAEGLKKSLEEAGAVVELK; from the coding sequence ATGGCAGATTTGAAACAATTCGCAGAGCAATTAGTTAACTTGACAGTTAAAGAAGTTAACGAATTAGCAACAATATTGAAAGATGAGTACGGTATCGAACCAGCTGCTGCAGCTGTAGTAGTTGCTGCTGGAGGTGGTGAAGGTGCTGCTGAAGAGGCTCAAACAGAATTTACAGTAGTATTGAAAGATGCTGGAGCTTCTAAATTAGCTGTAGTAAAATTAGTTAAAGAACTTACAGGTTTAGGTTTGAAAGAAGCTAAAGATGTAGTTGATAGCGCTCCTAGCAACGTTAAAGAAGGTGTAACTAAAGAAGAGGCTGAAGGTCTTAAAAAATCTTTAGAAGAAGCTGGAGCTGTTGTTGAGTTAAAATAA